Proteins encoded together in one Streptomyces sp. TLI_171 window:
- a CDS encoding single-stranded DNA-binding protein: protein MSVGETPITVVGNLTDDPELRFTPAGVALAKFTIASTPRTYDKTTGQWKDGTALFLRATAWREIAEHAADSLTKGMRVVATGRLVQHNWQTDQGENRSMLGLDLDDIGPSLRFATAKVTRAQRTNTPAQADPWATAAPASAGTAAPSGGFGGSPAGFSEEPPF, encoded by the coding sequence GTGTCCGTGGGAGAGACCCCGATCACCGTCGTCGGCAACCTGACCGACGACCCCGAACTGCGCTTCACCCCCGCCGGCGTCGCCCTCGCTAAGTTCACCATCGCCTCGACCCCGCGCACCTACGACAAGACCACCGGCCAGTGGAAGGACGGCACCGCCCTGTTCCTGCGCGCCACCGCCTGGCGCGAGATCGCCGAACACGCCGCCGACAGCCTGACGAAGGGCATGCGCGTCGTCGCCACCGGCCGACTCGTCCAGCACAACTGGCAGACCGACCAGGGCGAGAACCGCTCCATGCTCGGCCTCGACCTCGACGACATCGGCCCCTCGCTGCGCTTCGCCACCGCCAAGGTCACCCGCGCCCAGCGGACCAACACCCCCGCCCAGGCCGACCCGTGGGCCACCGCCGCGCCCGCCAGTGCTGGCACCGCGGCGCCGTCGGGCGGGTTCGGCGGAAGCCCGGCCGGATTCAGCGAGGAACCGCCCTTCTAG
- a CDS encoding DNA cytosine methyltransferase: MTLTYIDFFCGAGGSSAGAERVPGVKAALAANHWDKAIASHSANFPDADHFLGDLHDADVAKFPAADLFWASPECPKWSTARGVKRDFDKQPDLFGETLPDAATDRSRALMWDVPRYLEAMAARGKPVLAGVVENVIDVRAWDLWTRWVQDIRDLGYATRLIALNSMHARPAVTPVAPQSRDRLYLAYWLRELGRTPDWDKWLRPRAWCTGCQEWVRAVQAFKRPGADMGRYRQQYAYRCPHVTCRNQVVEPPVVPAASIIDWSLPGQRVGGRTKPLADKTLARIEAGLRRYAGADGTPPFLVPLRSGRNRSLLAGRDPLATVVADGGNHGLTTAATAPGALLVPTEGRDGKSATAAIEPLRTQTARNETGLAWLPFIAELRGGSSDARPVLDALATVTASGNHHGLALPAAAPVDWSALLTPYYGKGTARPVAEPVGTMTTRDCYALATGRNSGVVEVDDVLFRMLEPHEIGAAMTFLPDYVVVGNKREKVRQFGNAVTSNVAEVLVSALVEAVTGQELATGWAA, encoded by the coding sequence GTGACGCTGACCTACATCGACTTCTTCTGCGGCGCGGGCGGAAGCAGCGCCGGCGCGGAGCGGGTGCCCGGGGTGAAGGCCGCACTCGCCGCGAACCACTGGGACAAGGCCATCGCCTCGCACTCGGCGAACTTCCCCGACGCCGACCACTTCCTCGGCGACCTGCACGACGCCGACGTCGCCAAGTTCCCCGCCGCGGACCTGTTCTGGGCCTCCCCGGAGTGCCCGAAATGGTCGACCGCGCGCGGGGTGAAGCGGGACTTCGACAAGCAGCCCGACCTGTTCGGCGAGACCCTCCCGGACGCCGCGACCGACCGCTCGCGCGCGCTGATGTGGGACGTCCCCCGCTACCTGGAGGCGATGGCCGCCCGCGGCAAGCCGGTCCTGGCCGGCGTGGTGGAGAACGTCATCGACGTCCGCGCCTGGGACCTGTGGACCCGCTGGGTGCAGGACATCCGCGACCTCGGCTACGCGACCCGGCTGATCGCCCTCAACTCCATGCACGCCCGACCCGCCGTCACCCCCGTCGCGCCGCAGTCCCGCGACCGCCTCTACCTCGCCTACTGGCTGCGCGAGTTGGGACGCACCCCGGACTGGGACAAATGGCTGCGCCCGCGCGCCTGGTGCACCGGCTGCCAGGAGTGGGTGCGGGCAGTGCAGGCGTTCAAGCGGCCCGGCGCGGACATGGGCCGCTACCGCCAGCAGTACGCCTACCGCTGCCCCCACGTGACCTGCCGCAACCAGGTCGTGGAACCCCCGGTGGTCCCCGCGGCGAGCATCATCGACTGGTCCCTGCCCGGCCAGCGCGTCGGCGGCCGCACCAAGCCCCTCGCCGACAAGACCCTCGCCCGCATCGAAGCCGGCCTTCGCCGCTACGCCGGCGCGGACGGCACCCCGCCGTTCCTGGTGCCGCTGCGCTCCGGCCGCAACCGCTCCCTGCTCGCCGGCCGTGACCCGCTGGCCACCGTCGTCGCCGACGGCGGCAACCACGGCCTCACCACCGCCGCCACCGCGCCCGGGGCACTGCTGGTGCCGACCGAGGGCCGCGACGGCAAGAGCGCCACCGCCGCCATCGAGCCGCTGCGCACCCAGACCGCCCGCAACGAGACCGGTCTCGCGTGGCTGCCGTTCATCGCCGAACTGCGCGGCGGCTCCTCCGACGCCCGCCCCGTCCTCGACGCCCTCGCCACCGTCACCGCCTCCGGCAACCACCACGGCCTCGCCCTCCCCGCCGCCGCTCCCGTCGACTGGTCGGCGCTGCTCACCCCGTACTACGGCAAAGGCACCGCCCGCCCCGTCGCCGAGCCCGTCGGCACGATGACCACCCGCGACTGCTACGCCCTCGCCACCGGCCGCAACTCGGGTGTGGTGGAAGTGGACGACGTGCTGTTCCGGATGCTGGAGCCGCACGAGATCGGCGCGGCCATGACCTTCCTGCCCGATTACGTGGTCGTCGGCAACAAGCGCGAGAAGGTCCGCCAGTTCGGCAACGCCGTCACCAGCAACGTCGCCGAAGTCCTGGTCTCCGCCCTGGTCGAAGCCGTCACCGGCCAGGAACTCGCCACCGGATGGGCCGCATGA
- a CDS encoding bifunctional DNA primase/polymerase, producing the protein MPANLLLDAALTAAARGWYVFPLIPRGKIPAVKEWEQRATLDPDRIRRCWTSGPYNIGIACGPSRLLVVDQDTPKGPDDLPQAAWDLPGVVDGHDVFALVCERHGQPLPDATHTVRSPSGSTHLYLAQPDGIELRNTSGERGRGLGWKVDTRGGGGLVVAAGSIVAKGTYTTVLDAPVAPLPAWLAERLAPAPQAPQQPVTALLRATDRRTAYLRAAVDGQIAAVTGAPDHHNDALYASAVALGQLVAGGELTESQVTGWLMDAAAQVNHAPARAARTIASGLKAGARRPRSVAA; encoded by the coding sequence ATGCCCGCAAACCTCCTGCTGGACGCCGCGCTCACCGCCGCCGCACGCGGCTGGTACGTCTTCCCGCTCATCCCCCGGGGCAAGATCCCCGCCGTCAAGGAGTGGGAGCAGCGCGCCACCCTCGACCCGGACCGCATCCGCCGCTGCTGGACCTCCGGCCCGTACAACATCGGCATCGCGTGCGGCCCCTCCCGCCTGCTCGTCGTCGACCAGGACACCCCCAAAGGCCCGGACGACCTCCCCCAGGCCGCCTGGGACCTGCCCGGCGTCGTCGACGGCCACGACGTCTTCGCCCTGGTCTGCGAGCGCCACGGCCAGCCGCTCCCGGATGCCACCCACACCGTCCGCTCCCCCAGCGGCAGCACCCACCTTTACCTCGCCCAGCCCGACGGCATCGAGCTGCGCAACACCAGCGGCGAACGCGGACGCGGCCTCGGCTGGAAGGTCGACACCCGGGGCGGCGGCGGCCTGGTCGTCGCCGCCGGCAGCATCGTCGCCAAGGGCACCTACACGACCGTCCTGGACGCCCCTGTGGCCCCGCTGCCCGCCTGGCTCGCCGAACGGCTCGCCCCGGCCCCGCAGGCCCCGCAGCAGCCCGTCACGGCCCTTCTGCGGGCCACCGACCGGCGCACCGCCTACCTGCGCGCCGCCGTCGACGGCCAGATCGCCGCCGTCACAGGCGCGCCCGACCACCACAACGACGCCCTCTACGCCTCCGCCGTCGCCCTCGGACAGCTCGTCGCCGGCGGCGAACTGACCGAGAGCCAGGTCACCGGATGGCTGATGGACGCCGCCGCGCAGGTCAACCACGCCCCCGCCCGCGCCGCCCGCACCATCGCCTCCGGCCTCAAGGCCGGAGCCCGGCGTCCCCGTTCGGTCGCCGCGTGA
- a CDS encoding AAA family ATPase, translated as MTRPADPTPTPGPHLRVVGADDDAPWPDDPGPDTDPWSTAAPAPPKASLAAPQGPARPRAVWNAADLMATDFPEPRWAVPGFFAEGVSLLAGPPKVGKSWLSLGLGLDVAAGRPAFGSVPVEAGPVLYLALEDTPRRLKTRMGKLLNGRPAPRDLTIATEFPALPQGGADALDNWLTRNPDARLVVIDVFAKVRGTSPPGVAAYDADYAAIGYAKQVADRHSVATILVHHVRKMGSDDFLAEVSGTNGLAGAADATLVLKRSRGKADGVLHITGRDVDEAEHALDFQPETGHWILLEGPAGDHTIGDTRSAVLSHVRHHPGARPKDIADATGLDLDLTRRTCSRMAKDGQLHRDATGAYTEPDRPDS; from the coding sequence GTGACCCGCCCCGCCGACCCCACCCCGACCCCGGGCCCGCACCTGCGCGTCGTCGGGGCCGACGACGACGCGCCCTGGCCCGACGACCCCGGCCCCGACACCGACCCGTGGTCCACCGCCGCCCCGGCCCCGCCAAAGGCCTCCCTCGCGGCCCCTCAGGGCCCGGCCAGGCCCCGCGCGGTGTGGAACGCGGCCGACCTCATGGCCACCGACTTCCCCGAACCCCGCTGGGCCGTGCCCGGGTTCTTCGCCGAAGGCGTCAGCCTGCTCGCAGGACCGCCCAAGGTCGGCAAGTCCTGGCTCTCCCTCGGCCTCGGCCTCGACGTCGCCGCCGGCCGCCCCGCCTTCGGCTCCGTCCCCGTCGAAGCCGGACCCGTGCTCTACCTCGCCCTGGAAGACACCCCGCGCCGCCTCAAGACCCGCATGGGCAAACTCCTCAACGGACGCCCCGCACCCCGGGACCTCACCATCGCCACCGAATTCCCTGCGCTGCCGCAGGGCGGCGCCGACGCCCTAGACAACTGGCTCACCCGCAACCCCGACGCCCGACTCGTCGTCATCGACGTCTTCGCCAAAGTCCGCGGCACCTCACCGCCCGGCGTCGCCGCCTACGACGCCGACTACGCCGCCATCGGCTACGCCAAGCAGGTCGCCGACCGGCACTCTGTGGCCACGATCCTGGTCCATCACGTCCGCAAAATGGGCTCCGACGACTTCCTAGCCGAGGTCTCCGGCACCAACGGTCTCGCCGGAGCCGCCGACGCCACACTCGTCCTCAAACGCTCCCGCGGCAAAGCCGACGGCGTCCTGCACATCACCGGCCGCGACGTCGACGAAGCCGAACACGCCCTCGACTTCCAGCCCGAGACCGGCCACTGGATCCTCCTCGAAGGCCCCGCCGGCGACCACACCATCGGCGACACCCGATCAGCCGTCCTGTCCCACGTCCGCCATCACCCCGGTGCGCGCCCCAAGGACATCGCCGACGCCACGGGCCTCGATCTCGACCTCACCCGCCGCACCTGCTCCCGCATGGCCAAGGACGGACAGCTCCACCGCGACGCCACCGGTGCCTACACCGAGCCCGACAGGCCGGACAGCTGA
- a CDS encoding AlpA family transcriptional regulator, producing the protein MPKPKFLKLAEVLEEIDMSRSAFYRMRARGEAPELKKLPNGHLRVSRADLDAWWDQQTAA; encoded by the coding sequence TTGCCCAAGCCCAAGTTCCTGAAGCTGGCCGAGGTTCTGGAGGAGATCGACATGTCGCGGTCCGCCTTCTACAGAATGCGGGCCCGCGGCGAAGCCCCCGAGCTGAAGAAGCTCCCGAACGGCCACCTGCGCGTCAGCCGCGCAGACCTCGACGCCTGGTGGGACCAGCAGACCGCCGCCTGA
- a CDS encoding tyrosine-type recombinase/integrase — protein sequence MPKPTFKARVWAIRETASGTFELRWKVGNEPFSRTFKTKTQADGRRSQLVTAINDGVPFDEITGAPMPEVRAKADVSWYLHARDFAEMKWTDAPAKTRATIADMLATATPVLVSTRVGMPTAADLRSALYSWAFNVNRWTEEPPARVQKILTWVERQSMAMSELDDPLVMRKVLTAFARNLDGSKSSPHTVKRKRAIFNNALGYAVEARRLPGNPLSQVQWTAPKTTEAVDPAVVANPRQVRMLLAAVARQGKRGEHLKAFFGCLYHAGMRPAEVVWLRQSNCQLPASGFGLLTLSGTRPRVGSSWTDNGKPHDERGLKWRAESETRPIPIPPELVEMLREHINAHGVAPDGRLFRTNRGGLVQESGYGVVWQRARREAFAPEQVESPLATRPYDLRHAGISLWLNSGVDPAECARRAGHSIAVLLRVYAKCLDGAIEAANRRIADALNEWN from the coding sequence ATGCCCAAACCGACGTTCAAGGCCCGTGTGTGGGCCATCCGCGAGACCGCTTCCGGCACGTTCGAGCTGCGATGGAAGGTCGGCAACGAGCCGTTCTCCCGCACGTTCAAGACCAAGACTCAGGCCGACGGGCGCCGCTCACAGCTCGTCACGGCAATCAATGACGGTGTGCCGTTCGACGAGATCACGGGTGCGCCGATGCCCGAGGTCCGGGCCAAAGCAGACGTGAGCTGGTACCTCCACGCGAGGGACTTCGCCGAGATGAAGTGGACGGACGCACCGGCGAAGACGCGGGCCACGATCGCCGACATGCTGGCGACCGCCACCCCTGTTCTGGTCTCGACCCGCGTCGGCATGCCGACTGCCGCCGACCTGCGCTCCGCCCTCTACAGCTGGGCGTTCAACGTCAACCGCTGGACCGAGGAACCGCCGGCGAGGGTGCAGAAGATCCTGACCTGGGTCGAGCGGCAGTCCATGGCGATGAGCGAACTCGACGACCCGCTGGTCATGCGGAAGGTGCTGACCGCATTCGCCCGCAACCTCGACGGCTCGAAGTCGTCGCCGCACACGGTCAAGCGCAAGCGCGCGATCTTTAACAACGCGCTTGGCTACGCGGTCGAGGCCCGGCGCCTTCCGGGCAATCCGCTCAGTCAGGTGCAGTGGACGGCACCCAAGACCACCGAGGCAGTAGACCCCGCTGTCGTGGCGAACCCGCGCCAGGTGCGCATGCTCCTGGCCGCTGTCGCTCGTCAGGGCAAGCGCGGCGAACACCTGAAGGCGTTCTTCGGGTGCCTCTACCACGCGGGCATGCGGCCGGCCGAGGTCGTATGGCTGCGGCAGTCGAACTGCCAGCTACCGGCGAGCGGCTTCGGCCTGCTCACGCTCTCAGGCACCCGCCCGCGGGTGGGCAGCTCATGGACCGACAACGGCAAGCCGCACGACGAGCGCGGGTTGAAGTGGCGAGCGGAGAGCGAGACACGCCCGATCCCGATCCCGCCGGAGCTGGTGGAGATGCTCCGCGAGCACATCAACGCCCACGGCGTCGCACCGGACGGCCGCCTGTTCCGCACCAACCGAGGCGGTTTGGTGCAGGAGAGCGGGTACGGGGTGGTCTGGCAACGGGCCCGGCGAGAAGCCTTCGCCCCGGAACAGGTGGAGTCGCCGCTGGCCACTCGGCCGTACGACCTCCGTCACGCGGGGATCTCGCTGTGGCTGAACTCAGGTGTCGATCCGGCCGAGTGCGCCCGCCGGGCGGGCCACAGCATCGCCGTCCTGCTGCGCGTGTACGCGAAGTGCCTGGACGGGGCGATCGAGGCAGCGAACCGCCGGATCGCGGACGCGCTCAACGAGTGGAATTGA
- a CDS encoding YajQ family cyclic di-GMP-binding protein: MADSSFDIVSKVEWQEVDNAINQTSREIATRFDFKNVGAEIKRSGEKIEMKANGEERVRAILDVLQTKFVKRGLSLKALDAAEPQLSGKEYKIFADIKEGITTDDAKKVAKIIRDEGPKGVKAQVQGDELRVSSKSRDDLQTVQALLKGKDLEFAIQFVNYR; this comes from the coding sequence ATGGCCGACTCCAGTTTCGACATCGTCTCGAAGGTCGAGTGGCAGGAGGTCGACAACGCGATCAACCAGACCTCCCGCGAGATCGCGACCCGCTTCGACTTCAAGAACGTGGGCGCCGAGATCAAGCGGTCCGGCGAGAAGATCGAGATGAAGGCCAACGGCGAGGAGCGGGTCCGGGCGATCCTGGACGTGCTGCAGACCAAGTTCGTGAAGCGCGGGCTGTCGCTGAAGGCGCTGGACGCTGCGGAGCCGCAGCTGTCCGGCAAGGAGTACAAGATCTTCGCGGACATCAAGGAAGGCATCACCACCGACGACGCCAAGAAGGTCGCGAAGATCATCCGCGACGAGGGCCCGAAGGGCGTCAAGGCGCAGGTGCAGGGCGACGAACTGCGGGTCAGCTCGAAGTCGCGTGACGATCTGCAGACGGTGCAGGCCCTGCTGAAGGGCAAGGACCTGGAGTTCGCGATCCAGTTCGTCAACTACCGCTGA
- the mug gene encoding G/U mismatch-specific DNA glycosylase has protein sequence MTRTPPQRPTAEQLAAAQDTVIPDVAGPNLRVLFCGINPGLWSGATGRHFARPGNRFWPALHRSGFTPRQLGPAEQQELLALGLGITNVVGRTTAKAAELTAEEYREGGQALVERVLRLRPRALAVLGIGAYRAAFGRPKATVGRQPEPIGDTEVWLLPNPSGLNAHYTLDGIADEFRALRTHLEE, from the coding sequence GTGACCCGTACTCCGCCGCAGCGCCCCACCGCCGAACAACTCGCCGCCGCCCAGGACACCGTCATTCCGGACGTGGCCGGGCCGAATCTGCGGGTGCTGTTCTGCGGGATCAATCCCGGTCTGTGGTCGGGCGCGACCGGACGGCACTTCGCCCGGCCGGGCAACCGGTTCTGGCCGGCCCTGCACCGCTCCGGGTTCACCCCGCGGCAGCTGGGGCCGGCGGAGCAGCAGGAGCTGCTGGCGCTCGGCCTGGGCATCACCAACGTGGTGGGCCGGACCACGGCGAAGGCCGCCGAGCTGACCGCCGAGGAGTACCGGGAGGGCGGGCAGGCGCTGGTGGAGCGGGTGCTGCGGCTGCGGCCGCGAGCCCTGGCGGTGCTCGGGATCGGGGCGTACCGGGCGGCGTTCGGGCGGCCGAAGGCCACGGTCGGCCGGCAGCCGGAGCCGATCGGCGACACCGAGGTGTGGCTGCTGCCGAACCCGAGCGGGCTGAACGCGCACTACACGCTGGACGGGATCGCCGACGAGTTCCGGGCGCTGCGCACCCATCTGGAGGAGTAG
- a CDS encoding phosphotransferase enzyme family protein, with product MADRELLAGGVNQVERVGNRVLRPTGPWSPAVHGLLAHLRAAGFTAAPAFHGRTADGREILDFLPGEVPDYPPTPAAASRTALLTAARQLRAYHDATAGYAAEGWMLPAAEPVEVICHGDYAPHNCVLDGERVVGVIDFDTAHPGPRLHDVAYAAYRWAPTSAPGNADGFGTPAEQAVRVREFCDAYGLDRAGRAGLVDAIAERLHALVAHMRAEAAAGSAAFASHLADGHHLMYLADAGYVLRDRAVFEARLLAD from the coding sequence ATGGCGGACCGGGAACTGCTGGCCGGCGGGGTCAACCAGGTCGAGCGGGTCGGCAACCGGGTGCTGCGCCCCACCGGGCCGTGGTCGCCCGCGGTGCACGGGCTGCTCGCCCACCTGCGGGCGGCCGGGTTCACCGCGGCGCCCGCCTTCCACGGCCGCACCGCGGACGGGCGGGAGATCCTCGACTTCCTGCCCGGCGAGGTCCCGGACTACCCGCCGACCCCGGCCGCCGCGTCCCGCACCGCGCTGCTCACCGCCGCCCGCCAGCTGCGGGCCTACCACGACGCCACCGCCGGCTACGCGGCCGAGGGCTGGATGCTGCCCGCCGCGGAGCCCGTCGAGGTGATCTGCCACGGCGACTACGCCCCGCACAACTGCGTGCTGGACGGCGAACGGGTGGTCGGCGTCATCGACTTCGACACCGCGCACCCCGGCCCCCGCCTGCACGACGTCGCGTACGCGGCCTACCGCTGGGCCCCCACCAGCGCGCCGGGCAACGCCGACGGCTTCGGCACCCCGGCCGAACAGGCCGTCCGGGTCCGCGAGTTCTGCGACGCCTACGGCCTGGACCGGGCGGGCCGGGCCGGCCTGGTGGACGCGATCGCCGAGCGGCTGCACGCCCTGGTGGCCCACATGCGGGCCGAGGCCGCGGCGGGCAGCGCCGCGTTCGCCTCCCACCTGGCCGACGGGCACCACCTGATGTACCTCGCCGACGCCGGGTACGTGCTCCGTGACCGCGCCGTCTTCGAGGCCCGGCTGCTGGCCGACTGA
- a CDS encoding YccF domain-containing protein, translating into MKLINFLLNVIWLLFCGLWMAIGYAIAGIICFVLIITIPFGIASFRLAGFMLWPFGRTTVVRADAGAPSCVGNVIWLVFAGWWLAIAHIVTSIPLFLSIIGIPFGWANLKMVPISLTPLGRDIISTDDGFGSR; encoded by the coding sequence ATGAAGCTGATCAACTTCCTGCTCAACGTCATCTGGCTGTTGTTCTGCGGTCTGTGGATGGCGATCGGCTACGCGATCGCCGGGATCATCTGCTTCGTCCTGATCATCACGATCCCGTTCGGCATCGCGTCCTTCCGCCTCGCGGGCTTCATGCTCTGGCCGTTCGGCCGCACCACCGTGGTCAGGGCCGACGCGGGCGCGCCGTCCTGCGTCGGCAACGTGATCTGGCTGGTGTTCGCCGGCTGGTGGCTGGCCATCGCGCACATCGTCACCAGCATCCCGCTGTTCCTGTCGATCATCGGGATCCCGTTCGGCTGGGCGAACCTCAAGATGGTGCCGATCTCGCTCACCCCGCTGGGCCGCGACATCATCTCCACCGACGACGGCTTCGGCAGCCGGTAA
- a CDS encoding SHOCT domain-containing protein yields the protein MDNYPLLNIFWTMLELFLWILWFFLLFKIITDIFRSDDMGGWGKAGWTIFVILLPFLGVLVYLIARGSSMTQRDVAQAKQADAAFQDYIRKAAGTGGGGGATAASGGHVDDLARLAELKTSGALSDEEYRRAKDKLLA from the coding sequence ATGGACAACTATCCGCTGCTCAACATCTTCTGGACGATGCTGGAGCTGTTCCTCTGGATCCTCTGGTTCTTCCTGCTGTTCAAGATCATCACGGACATCTTCCGCAGCGACGACATGGGCGGCTGGGGCAAGGCCGGCTGGACGATCTTCGTGATCCTGCTGCCCTTCCTGGGCGTCCTGGTCTACCTGATCGCCCGCGGCAGCTCGATGACCCAGCGGGACGTCGCCCAGGCCAAACAGGCCGACGCCGCGTTCCAGGACTACATCCGCAAGGCCGCCGGAACCGGAGGCGGAGGGGGCGCCACCGCCGCCTCGGGCGGCCACGTGGACGACCTGGCCAGGCTGGCCGAGCTGAAGACCAGCGGCGCGCTCTCCGACGAGGAGTACCGACGCGCCAAGGACAAGCTGCTCGCCTGA